The region aTTGTGAATTAGGGGGAGAGAATATTCATGAAATAACATTTAATATTACTTATACTGAGAATTTATTCTTTAGAAGTCATTGTCCTACCACTTAAAATGGATTATTCAGTTAATCCttacaataaatacataaaatagattcATTAACGCTCTTTTGTTATAATCTTTCTTATCAACTTTGAGTTGAGTTTATAAGATGAAACCTTTGGATGAACAGAATGGCTTTTGTGTTTGGGAGGAATGTGAATCTTTGGGAGCTAGACTACTGTAGACAGAATGGGCCCCTAAAAGTATCTGTTTCCCAATACCTGGACTTGTGAATATGTTACATTCCATGGAAATAGAGACATTgcagaggtaattaaggttatgAACCTTAACATAGGGAGATTATTCAAGTTTATTCATGCAGATCCAATATAGTTATATGAGTCCTTAAATCAGAGACTTTTTAAGACTGAAGTCAGAGAGATGTGGCAGAAtgcaaggttcagttcagttcagtcgctctgtcgtgtccgactctttgcgaccccatgaatcgcagcatgccaggcctccctgtccatcaccaactcccggagttcactcagactcacgtccatcgagtccgtgatgccatccagccatctcgtcctctgtcgtccccttctcctcctgcccccaatccctcccagcatcagagtcttttccaatgagtcaactcttcgcatgaggtggccaaagtactggagtttcagctttagcatcattccctccaaagaaatcccagggctgatctccttcagaatggatgaaATGGACTTGACCCACCATTGCTGGAAGAGCCACATGGAAAGCATGTGAAGAAAtccaggcaggctgcagttctCGGGTTGAAAGTTGATAAGGAAATGGGACCTCAGTCCCACAACTTTAAGGAACAAAAATTGGCCAAAATCTAAATAAATTCGGGAGTGAGGCTCTATAAGTATAACCCATACTATGGCAAAATTCCTCTTcatctttgaaaagtgaaagtgcaagtcagtccgtcatgtctgactctttgagaccccatggactgtatagcccatggaattctccaggccagaatactggagtgggtagcctttccttcctccaggggatcttcccaacccagggatcaaacccaggtctcccgcattgcgggcagattctttcccagctgagccacaagggaagccttccATCCTTGGGACCATGGAACTAGAAAACCAATTGTTTACTCCTAAAATATAATGGTGCAACAGGTATAGGAGAATATTTTAGCCATTCtcattgaactgtgaagaaaatgagaaggaaaaagtagTCACTGTTCCCAAGTAATTTCAAAGGTCAACTGGGAAAACTCCATTAGGTTTCAAGTCTTGAGGATAAACGCATATGACTCATGACTCTAGCCTCTAGGCTTACAGCTTTGTTTTTTGGAGACATTCTTCCTTCATGAAGGGTAGCACATGTATggaggtggtttagtcgctaaatcatgtccgactctggcgaccccatggactatagcttgccaggctcctctgtccatgggattctctacacTGAAAAATGGATCCCAAAGAtattcagatcatggcatctggtcccatcatttcatggcaaacaaatggggaaacagtggaaacaatgacagatttttttcttgcattccaaaatcactcagatggtatctgcagccacaaaattaaaagatgtttgctccttggaagaaaagctatgaccaacctagacaacatattaaaaagcagagacatcactttgcagacaaaggtccataagTCATAAGTCAaagcttatggtttttccagtagtcatgtatggatgtgagagttggaccataaagaaggctgagtgccaaagaattgatgctgttgaactgtggttttggagaagactcttgagagtcccatggacaaggatatcaaaccagtcgatcctaaaggaaatcagtcctgaatatccactgaaggactgatgctgaaggtgaagctccagtcctttggccacctgatgggaagagccaactcattggaaaagaccctgatggtgaaAAATATTGAGGGCaagtggagaagggaacaacagaggatgagatggttggatggcatcaccaactcaatggacatgtgtttgagcaaactctggaagttagtgaagggcagggaagtctggcatgctgcagtccatggggtcacaaagagttggacacgacttagtgactgagcaacaataaccCATGGAACTCATGCATGGTACCTTATGTGATAAAAGAGTATTTAGAGATGTCATTAAGTTACAAATCTCAAggatcctggattatctgggtgggcccaaTTCAATCACGAGTACTCTTAGAGGTAGGCAGAAGTTGACTGTATACACAGAGAAGACAATGAGAAGACACAGCTGAGAGAGGTTTAAATGTGTTTCTAccgtcttttaaaaatgtaggaaATATTCCATTAACCGAGAAATGCAAGGAGTGCAACTCTAGAAACtgtaaaaggcaagaaaatggatTCTCCTTAGACCTTCTGAAGGAATTGCAGGTTTTGTGACATATTGGATTTAGCCCAGTGAAATCCATTGCAGACTTCTGACCTTCAGAatttaagataataaatataCGTTGTTTTAAGATACTAAATCTGTGGTAAATCGGTACAGTGGCCATAGGAAAAACTTTTATACCTCAAATAACATCatcaggggaattccctggtggtctggtggttaggacttggcgctttctctgctgtgggcccaggttcaatcccttttCAGGGAAATAAGACACCACAAGCTGTGTAGTatgaccacacacacaaaaaaaaaaaaaaaaagaaaagaaaaaagggaaaagaagactTTTGGGAAGCAAAAGGATAACCTACAGAATGTGGAAAGCAGAGGCAAGTCATATATATGATAAAGACtgtgtatccagaatatataaagaaatacaacTCAACAGTTGAAAGACAagtaacataatttaaaaattggcaaaCGATTTAGacatttatacaaagaaaatatgcaaatagcTAATAAGTACAAGAAATCTCTTCAACATCTTCGCTTATCAGAGAATTGAAAATCAAAAATCATATAGAGCAATGCTTGAGCTCAACAAAAGAATATACATACCATATGGCTAATAGTGAAAGATATAcaataataagtgttggtgagaatatgtAGAAGTGGAACCCTCACACAGTGCTGGTGAGAATTTTAAATAGTAAagccaatttggaaaatattttagcaGGTATAAAAAAATGTGAAACATAGAGTTaatgtgatccagcaattgcaTTCCTAGGTGTATATCTAAGAGAAGTGAAGACATATATCCACTCAAAATATTATACTTGAATACTCATAATGGAAGtattaataataatcaaaattggaaacaaaccaagaagcATTATTAActgatgagtgaatgaacaaaataGTCTATatttatatgatggaatattattcactaaaagaaaggaatgaagaatTAATACATATTAAAACATGAATAGACCTTTAAAATAAACGCTAAGTGAAAGGAGTCAGTCAAAAACGAGTACATATcatttgattccacttatatgaaatgctCAGGAAGAGCAAATTAAAACCGAGATGAGATACCACTGAACACACTAGCTAAAAttagaaagattgagggaaacCCAAAGAGGAAAACATGAGGAATAAATGTTCTCTTATCCATTGCAGGTGATGTGTAAAATAGTACACACAGTTTAGTGGTTTCTTATGAagttaaaaggaaggaaaaattaaaagttggagaagaaaatggcaacccactccattattcttgcctggagaatcccatggacagaggagcttggtgggctacagtccatgggtcgcaaagagttggacatgactgagcaacttcagtttcataaagttaaaaaattcacCTAACACATGATTCTGTgttgctcagtagtaaagaatccacctgccaaagcagcagacaagggttcaatccctgggtggggaagagatggcaacccactccagtagttttgcctggaaaatcccactgagagaggagcctgctgggctagatagagtccatggagtcacaaaagagtaggacatgactgagtgactaaacaacaacatgtgaTCTAGTTTAATTGCTGagtctttatttaaaagaaattgctGACCACAGCTAGGTGATCATTAAACCTGAGGGGGCGGGGGACCTTTACAATCAGAAATAATTTATACTTCCTCGGGCAGCTCTTGTAAAGACTCAGTTGGTCTATACCTTGGTCTGTTGGCTCCTCATGTCTATTTCTACAGAATCCTCAGGAGTAAGTGTTCTGACTTAGTTCAAATTAAGAAGTCTAGAGGAATTTTGGCTTAGGTCGACTATTTTTCTCAAACATCATATTCAAGTGCTTGGTTTGTTTGtacaaacattaattttcctCTTGGTAATAGAAAGTAGGGTCTTTCCATCCATTGATTTGGTAACTTCTGAGGCAAGGTTAGCAATTTTCAGTGGACAGATTAGAAATATAGGACTGTGCATGTTGTGGTTCAAGGCTGCCTAGCgtgaggaagggaggagagggaaccGAGAAAGTTCTACTAGTGACCACCCTAATTCTCTAAAATTCTCTTCTGTGGTTTGACAGGAATGCCTCAAGTACAATAAAAggtttctttgccttgatcagaTGGCTATTATCTCCTACAAACAGATTCCTTAGACATCTCTAAATTATGAACTGCTAAGAGCTAAAATCATTTTTTTGAATACCATTTTATCAATTTATCAATTTCACCTCTAAATGATGACCATATTTCATAATAGTCCAAGGAAagacagtgaaagtcgctcagttgtgtctgactctttgcgaccccatggactatacagtccacggatctccaggccagaatgctggagtgggtagcctttcccttatccaggggatcttcccaacccagaaatcgaactggggtctcctgcattgcaggtggattctttaccagctgagccaccagagaagccctaggaAAGAATCATCAGCTTCCTGAACCTGCATGTAGATTTAAGAGGTATATGCAAGCATGGCGATTGGATTCATGCTaacattatattttcaaagtagaCTCTAAGCCTCAAAGAGATAAGAAGCATTGACCCAGAGTCATGAATGTACACCAACAGTGGCATAGTAAATCAGTGACTGGACCCAGTCATGTTTTCTGAAGCCAGAGGGCTTCTTATTCCTTATAGCAGAAGGAGGTATGTCCTTAAGGGCAGGTGGAAACACAGGTGGCAGTCAAAGCAGCTTCAGTCTTTGACACCCACAGGAATCAGTGTCAGAATTTGGTCCTCTGAGATGTCACCTAAACTGTTGATCTTCCTGGTTACGAGGAAAGCTCATGTTGTTTAGCTCTAAACAGATATCCAGGGAAAGGAGATCTGTTAAGCTCTTAGTAGTAGTCACCACGATTAACCCCACTTACCTTGTCTCCGGAACTGCAGATATGTAATGAGCATTCCAGGAAAGACTAAAAGACATGGTAATTGAATGATGCTTGAGCTCAACCAACCAGTGAAGTCGTATAGGAACACTAGAAGAGAGAGAGTTCGTATTAATGAAAGAGGAACGCAGGAGTATGGGTTACCATTGACCCCAGAACCATTATCAGAAAAAGCATAGTCATTGCTTCATGCCCACTCAACCTAGGTAGGGCTAGGATGTGAGTTTACCTTGTGGGTGGTGGCTGACCCTAGTAAAACTGGACTTACGGACACAGAAGAACTAAGAGgagttttttttccctaattctCACCACCTAATCTAGCACTGAGTTAGTCTCAGGGAACCAGACAGATGCCCCGGGATCTTCATTAGATTTCTGGAGTTCTGAGGTTGGTGAGATTAGACAGATGGAGCAGCGAGACACTGAGgtgacagaaagaagaaaacacgCTTTAAACCCCTCAGCTTTAATTTCCCTGTCAAGGGGCTTATTTCTACAAGTTTAACAgagataattaaaatgttttaccaTATATGACTAaaatatgtatgcatttattCTTTGATCTCTATCAACTTCCAGAAGGAAATAACCGGAAATAATGAGATACTCCTCAAAGAAGCTCAGTTGAAGTAAAATTATGACCTCAAGCCTTTAAAAGACTTTcccaggggaagacagagaagagcCACTCATTGTGATGTAATTGGTAGAAATCATGGATCAATAGATTGTATTTCCAAAGTGAAGAAAATTCCCATGGCAACTATGGAATAGGCATGTTTCCTGAGTTTGTAACCTCCTCAGTCATTAAGGTGTGCAAGCAGAAACCTGTAACCAGTTACTGCAAATAAGCATAATGACTAGAGCATGAGGATTGGAACCAGAGACATCTGCCTTCCAGTCTTGGCTCTATCACTTATGAGCCGTGATTTGTGAcatttccatctataaaatgatgaCAATAAAAGCAAGCCTTTAGGATTAATTTAGGTGACTTTGGTAAAATGAATATTATTGATACAATGCCTAGCATGAGGTAGGCACCCAATAAATGTGGTACAGGGTTTTATGGATTAGGTAGGGAAATGGGTTCACTAGGTTATATCTTCCTCTTTGACTCATCTCCTTTAACATTATCTAGAGTCAATCGCTAGATTCACATCCCCCATCTAGCAGCTTACACAACTATATAGAATCTATTTTGCCTGGACATAAGTTGGGAAAAGAATTGGTTTTAAAATTGTTCTATGTCTTTTTAGCTAATAGATCACTATCATTCAGTGATATGCTCACTCAGAAGGATGATACGTTCATTCAGTTTAACCACAAAACCAGACGGAAGAGTCTGGTTGTAAAGGACTTGTTGGTTTAGAGACCCATCTCTTTTTCATGTTGACATTATTTAAGTTCTAAAAGGGGGTGGTATCTTGAAAGCTAATGAGAATCTATATACGCAAAAAGACTATCATCAAATTAAGTGTATTCTAGAGCAAGACTCGTAGGATTCATCCATCACAAAGTGATTTTGCACGAGGCAGACGCTGGATTCACTTCATGTTGACTGAATATTTACTTAAGAGAGAAAGCACTTCCCTTGAGGGCATAGAACTAACTGTAGGTCTGAACAACTCAGGAAACATCTATACTGACCTTGTTCCTAAAAGAGCATTGTCCTGGGAAGTTCCTAATTAAGAGATGTGAAGTTCAACATTTCTAAAGTGAGCAGAAACAAGCTCTAAATCTTCCTATGATTGGCATTCATTGACAAGTGTTGTACAGCTCTGCCTAAACACCCCCATGTGACTTACATATCACTTTAGGAGAGATTCTCTTGATGACTCTGCACTGGTTGCAGCAGTTAATCTCCTTTTGTGAAACGCTGACAACAAAGGCGCACAATAGCCAAAAACAGTATCACAAACAGAAGCAATACAGAGAATGGCATCCAAATGTGATTTGGGTAAAACAGGTCGTCTGAAGGAAAGGGCAGAGACCTTTGAAGATCAATAAACCCACAACATGGAGCACCACTGGATTAGGAATTTTACTGCTAATAAAGCAAGATTCTCtttcaggtcttgttttttctttacttttttgtatGTGGGTGGGGGCTAAAGTTCAGTGGAGCTGTTTTAGTGGCAAATGCAGAGCCTGGATTTGAGTTTGTTTGGGGGATAGAATTTAACTTGAGACTATAGTTGATAGAAggaagtctctctctctgtttctcccccTCCCTCGCTCTCGCTCTCGTTTCTTATTAACAATTCTAGTGCAAATGCTTCCTAATTATAAAGGAAACCATCAAGCAGAATCCTGTACACTCTGCTTGTGGTTGAGAAGCTCAGTGGCTATAAGACAGCCTCAAAACTGTCTCTAGTGAGTTCTTAGGGTGTAAAGATAATGGAGACAAACagatatttctttacttttatgaTCTGCACTTCTTGATAAGGTCTCTTTTAATACTAGGGTTATATGGTATATcccttaaaaatgtttattgtttcACTTTTAACCTTTGACTTCTAACCTATATgtaatttatttctgtatataattatatgtatgagtctttttcttctagaaatataAACAATTATTCCAACATCTTACaggaactttttcatttttttcaatgcaCTGAACTTTATACTTCATAATTTGTTATACTGTTTTTTTATGATTTGAATCTCTTTCTGCCCTTCTTAATTTTTAGCATTGATACAATGGCCTACTCCTGTGATGGTACATAATATTCTATGGTTGGAAATCACCACAAACTGTTTAACATTTATTCACAATTACTTTTTTATAGTCAGTTTTTAATCTGATAAAGgaaattcttcttcatttttaaaattagtattgcCATTTACAGATATTCATTTTTCCATACTAACTTCAAACTTACCTTAtccaacatatttttaaagacttccaAGGGATTTCTATCTGGAAtgtctttaaataaatattgtaataattttggtttatttttgtcttcaaggAGGTGAATATTCCTGTTAAAAACTGACTATTCCTCCAcaaatatttatctctttttaagGTCTTTTAGGCAGAATATGTGCTATATTTCATAGTTCTGCATTTACCTTGTGATGAAATTTTGTGGCTAATGTTAAGCACATGTTACTTTTTCCAGATTTTCCTTGGGATTGAGCTTATTATTATTAGTCCTTGTTCTAGTTCCCAATTAACACCCATAAATATATGACTTTTGGTTGCATATTTACCAcgtatttgatattttttaatattagcaACAGCATTTGGGGGGCTAGTTTTTCAGGGAAAATAAAGCTTACCTTGCAGTGTTTTTgtagattttatatttattgtatgtTAAATTTTAATCTGTATGAATATGTGTGAATTGGATAAAAGTCTGAGAGCTGTATGTATTATATGGGATGTGAAAAGTTGTAACAATATTGTTCACACAGCCTATGAAAgccatttttttcaaaattattattatatgattcaactttaaatattaatttaattgcTTGTGATACAGgttttttctcaaatattatgTTTATGTTATAGCCTATTCCAATTTGAATCTTATCTGAAGCTAATAATTGAATATATATGCGTACATGCATgcgtgcccagtcgtgtctgactctttgctaccccaggaactgtagcccaccaggctcctctgtccttgggatttcccaggcaagaatacttgagtgagttgccatttcctactccaaggaatcttcctgacccaggggtcacacatctcctgcgtttcctgctttggcaggtggattttttaccatggtgccacctgggaagcccaaatttgtCTATATAATGCTTACTAGTTTGAATAAGAAACAACTATCTTTAGTGAAACAATAAAAAACACTTGAAAGATTTAAAACAGGTTCTGAAGAAAATTCTTCTTTACCATTGATAAAAGAGATCAAAACAAATGcttctaaatattcatttttgcCTGCTGTGCTTATGtgtcttcctcctgcctctctccctaTTCCTACTCAGATAGTTTGCAGATTTCTCGTAGTCATCTAAAGGACATCTAAAAGGTGAATGCTCCACAATTCAGTTCTAGGAAACTGGTCTTTAATTTCTTCTATCCTTATTCACTTTGTGCCTGTCCAATTCCATTGGTTTAAATATTCTTCTTAAAGACATTCACATATGTCTCAAGCCTCGTCTCCTCCATAGAACTTTAAACTCACTATCTAACTCCCAGTTGATATTTCCCTTGCAAGTCTTATCTCTAAGATAGGCTCATTTCACAAACTTccccatctcaggagatgaaaacattttttcatgaCTCAAATTAtcctattaatttttctttatgttgatATATTGACAACAAAACTCTAACAAACACTCACCAGCCAGGatgatatttattcatttctcttcACCTGTTAGAGGATTGCAAATGTAGCAAGTCATGTTGCCCCATGACTGGTTTCTAAGGACAAGAGTCATCTTCATGTGAAACAATCTGGCTCCATCCTGTAAATAGGATTTTGATGAATGTGGAACTCTCTCTCCTCTGCTGTCTCTGCACTCCATCTGGGGCTTTGGGAACCACCCTCCTGAGTTACAGTCCACCATGAGTCCCTCAGTGCCAGGAGCTTGAACATGGATTTGTGTTTCCAAGCCTAATGCTGGCGAAAATGGGACAGAAAGATCAAGATAGTGAGTTAGATAGTGAGTTGCTTTGAGGTTGGATTGGAAATCTGAAAAGAGTCCCATTAACATTGTGATCTTCAACAGAAGAGGCAGTACTCAAAGTCACATCCAAATTACAAATTAGGCAAATTCTGATCACTCTGCATTGTCTGTCCACTATATAGTATATTCTTGCattagataaatatatttttcttattatagtATTTGAAACAtgtttgaaaatgtgaaaaaataaaaagaaacattgatttattttcatatatttcagcTTAAAGAGTCACAAGGGCATTGGTATACAACATTCCGCCATGAAACTTACCTGCTATGCTCAGATTCATGCTGGCCACATCACTGATGCCATTACCTTTAAATGAACACTGATATGATCCATCATCAGAAACACTGATATTACGAAGTCTGAGAGTCACCTTGCCCTGTCTAATGGCCTCTTTCACAAACTCTGTGCGGTTTACATATGCTGGGGCAGCGTCTCCATTCACTTCATGGCCATCGCTGTACAGGTGAACAAGTTTGGAATTGTCCCCTCTGAACCAGCGCACCTCCATGCACTCTGCACTTCGTGGTGGGGACAACTCGCAGCTGAGCTCAGCGTGTCCTCCTACTGTAGCCACCAAGTGTCTCGCGGGAATGGTTACTGTCCAGTTTTCTGTGGAAGAAGATAGAAAACCAGGATACATGTGAGGCCAACAACTTCTTTGTTGCTATATATTGTAGGATACACTGAGTTCTTATCATCCAACTTGGCCATTCTAAATGTCCAGCTATGACTATATCCCTTTCTAAACATCTCGCCACAAAAAATCAACTAGACACAGAAAAAGTATGTAATGAAGGAAATGAGAGGCAAAATGCTATGAAATATACAAGAATAAAAattcattactttaaatgtaaatggactaaactCTCCAATCATCAGACAGAGTTGGGAGAAGGGATGAAAACACATGATACAATTAGGTATTGTCTGCAAAAGACTCACTTTAAATCCAAAGACTTGAATAAGTTGAAAGTAAAGGGATAGAAAAAGTTATTCAATGtaaatagtaaccaaaacagaACATGACTTGCTATAGTAATATCATGTAAAATAGGCTTTCTCTCCAgctttattgaagaataattgacaaaaatcagtcctaaatattcattggaaggactaatgccagagctgaagttccaatacgctgcccacctgatgcaaagagtcaactcactagaaaagaccccgatgctgggaaagattggaggcaggaggagaaggggacaacagaggatgagatggttggatggcatcaccaacttgatggacatgagtttgagcaagctccagaagttggtgatggacaaggaggcctggcatgctgcagtccatggggtcgcaaagtgttggacatgactgagtgactgaactgaactaacaaaaATTGTAGATTTAAAGTGTATAGTTCTCAgtcattattgtttcaaatatttcttctatttctctttttcttttcatactatcattccattttatttttttggttgtcccacattttttagatttttctcttccatttttttttgaactctttctctggttttcaatTTTGAAAGTTTCTGCTGATAATCCTCAAGCTCAAAGATCCTTTCCTCGGCCATGTCCAGGCTACTAATGAGCCCACGAAAGGAATTCTTCGTTTCTGTTACAGTGTTTTTAATCTCTATGACttctttctgattctttcttAGAATTTACATCTCTTTGCTTGCATTGCTTATCTGTTCCTGCATGTCATCTACTTCTCCATTAGAACGTTTAGCATATTAGCCACAGTTATCTTCGATTTCTAGTCTGACAATTCTAACAATCCCGCCATATCAATTTCTGATTTTGATACTTTGTTCTACCCCTTCCACCTGCTGTTTTGCCTTTTAGTATGATTTGTAGGTTTTTTGTTGGAAGCCACACACATGATGtaccaggaaaaaaacaaaactctgattAAAGGCAGTTAGTGAGTTAGTGGTAAGGTGCAGGAGGGGAGATAGCCTTTAGCTCTGTGATTAGATTTCAGTCTTTTAGTGAGCCTGTGTCCTTGACTATGAATTTCATAAGTGCTTCTTAGTTGCATCCCTCCTtgctgcgtgtgtgtgctcagtcccttcagtcctgtctgactcgttgcaacacCTTGGAccgcagcctgctaggctcctctgtccatagtattgtcccagcaagaatgctgaagagggttgccatggcCCCCACCAGGGTGGGGTGGATCAAACTaatttctcctgtgtctcctgcattacaggcagatttttttactcatgagccgccagggaaaccaTATCCCTCCTTAATGGGACACAAAGGATGCAGCAGATGGGAGTTGGATGTTTTCCTGCCCCCAGGTAGGTTTGACTCTGAGAAAATATCAATAGGTTAGGTTCTGGTAAAATATTGTCTCCTGAGGGCAGGCCTTGCTAAGAAGAGCGTATTTCATAGTAGTtgctcttcccctcctcctgctAAAAACACAAGGGCATTTCCCCCAGTATTCCCTGTGAAAGCCTAGTAAAAACCATGGGGGTAAAACTCACAAAAGTGAGCTTTCTCATGATTGGGCCCTCTTGGAGTTTTTAACTTTCAGACTTGTCCACACtgggcctgaaagtgaaagtgaagtcacttagtcgtgtccgactctttgctaccctttggacttgtagcccaccaggctcctctgtccatgggattttccaggcaagaatactggaatggattgccatttccttctccaggagatc is a window of Ovis aries strain OAR_USU_Benz2616 breed Rambouillet chromosome 1, ARS-UI_Ramb_v3.0, whole genome shotgun sequence DNA encoding:
- the LOC101114922 gene encoding selection and upkeep of intraepithelial T-cells protein 8-like gives rise to the protein MKLKSSSFSGSCVSFLLLQAMTSTSENWTVTIPARHLVATVGGHAELSCELSPPRSAECMEVRWFRGDNSKLVHLYSDGHEVNGDAAPAYVNRTEFVKEAIRQGKVTLRLRNISVSDDGSYQCSFKGNGISDVASMNLSIAALGLETQIHVQAPGTEGLMVDCNSGGWFPKPQMECRDSRGERVPHSSKSYLQDGARLFHMKMTLVLRNQSWGNMTCYICNPLTGEEK